From the Methanobacterium spitsbergense genome, one window contains:
- the mptA gene encoding GTP cyclohydrolase MptA, with amino-acid sequence MDKCFPDTQDNIPTIPVHLTRVGVKGVKKLLKIERDEKRPIVLLPTFNAFVDLPSTQRGIHMSRNPEAISEVLEQALEGSTVEIESLCARIASCLLKKHKYAKRVEVSMKSDYMIMKKSPVTQIKTQEMTNIMADAIGIRNDDGIVIRKMIGAEVVGMTVCPCAQESTKESAKVDLLKFLDEETTLKVLNTVSFASHNQRGRGMIMMEVPENQVIRAEDLIRIIEDSMSSPVCELLKRSDENAVVVHAHKNPMFVEDCVRNMIQKIVKEYSDLPDDALVTVRQINEESIHRHNAFAEKVATMGELKREMNGNGGNNIDAHT; translated from the coding sequence GTGGATAAATGTTTTCCAGATACCCAAGATAATATACCAACCATTCCAGTACACCTTACTAGGGTTGGAGTTAAAGGAGTAAAAAAACTATTAAAAATTGAAAGAGATGAAAAGCGACCAATTGTCCTCTTACCCACCTTCAATGCTTTTGTTGATCTACCAAGTACTCAAAGGGGGATCCACATGTCAAGAAATCCCGAAGCCATAAGCGAGGTTCTTGAACAGGCCCTTGAAGGATCAACAGTGGAAATAGAATCTTTGTGTGCCAGAATAGCTAGCTGTCTCTTGAAGAAGCATAAATATGCCAAAAGAGTTGAAGTTAGTATGAAAAGTGATTATATGATCATGAAAAAATCACCTGTAACACAAATCAAAACTCAAGAGATGACCAATATCATGGCAGATGCCATCGGAATCCGGAATGATGATGGAATTGTTATAAGGAAAATGATTGGTGCTGAGGTTGTTGGAATGACAGTGTGTCCATGTGCTCAAGAATCAACCAAAGAATCTGCAAAAGTGGACCTTTTAAAATTTTTAGATGAAGAAACAACACTGAAGGTCTTGAACACAGTTTCATTTGCATCACATAACCAGAGAGGACGCGGTATGATAATGATGGAAGTTCCGGAAAACCAGGTAATTCGAGCCGAGGACTTGATAAGAATAATAGAAGACTCAATGAGCTCACCTGTTTGCGAACTCCTTAAAAGAAGCGATGAAAATGCTGTTGTTGTACATGCACACAAAAATCCGATGTTTGTTGAGGACTGTGTAAGAAATATGATCCAAAAAATTGTTAAAGAATATTCAGATCTACCCGATGATGCATTAGTAACTGTTAGACAAATAAATGAAGAAAGTATACACAGACATAATGCCTTTGCTGAAAAAGTTGCAACAATGGGTGAATTAAAAAGAGAAATGAATGGTAATGGAGGAAATAACATTGATGCCCACACATGA
- a CDS encoding DUF2120 domain-containing protein has translation MPTHEIAGKIMNELEAFHGSKPAIDTPQILIVRGMSKKKLDPLELSTIVSDVLKGVGATRMDMFSESATDVIGIMDENIRATVEIPGETDVYGIYRLKESFEAMNCHTEYGLGTIGQIAVFLVIWKDKSGIGPLFVELVVSNSEA, from the coding sequence ATGCCCACACATGAAATTGCAGGAAAAATTATGAACGAACTTGAGGCATTCCATGGATCAAAACCTGCCATTGACACCCCACAGATTCTTATTGTTAGAGGTATGTCCAAGAAAAAATTAGATCCCTTGGAACTTTCAACCATAGTTTCAGATGTTTTGAAAGGTGTTGGAGCAACGAGAATGGATATGTTCTCTGAATCAGCAACTGACGTAATAGGAATAATGGACGAAAATATAAGGGCAACAGTAGAAATTCCTGGAGAAACGGATGTATATGGGATATACCGCCTCAAAGAATCCTTTGAAGCCATGAACTGTCACACAGAATATGGTCTTGGTACTATTGGGCAAATAGCTGTATTTTTAGTTATTTGGAAGGATAAAAGTGGTATTGGTCCTCTTTTTGTTGAATTAGTGGTATCAAATTCAGAAGCATAA
- the cofG gene encoding 7,8-didemethyl-8-hydroxy-5-deazariboflavin synthase CofG gives MDYISKNDLVSILDANTPEILSLMSETNSLRANNIITYSKNVFLPLTDICRNECGYCTFRKDPYSDEARILMKPDEVLNVIKKGDSFNCKEALFTFGEHPDETDIVMSALNGLGFENILEYLYFLCNETLDNTRLLPHSNPGILKKNELKLLREVNASMGLMLETSSSRIMQTIAHEKSPGKKPKLRIDTIKNAGKLKIPFTTGLLIGIGESNLERIESLLELRKIQDKYGHIQEIIIQNFKSKPGIPMEGYREPSIVEMIKMVSITKLMFPDVSVQVPPNLNINHSQIFLMAGSDDWGGISPLTPDYVNPEAPWPEIEELKIITKELGFKLQERLPIYPKFITEEFLDQRILEKIQ, from the coding sequence ATGGATTATATATCAAAAAATGATTTGGTTTCTATTTTAGATGCAAATACTCCTGAAATATTATCACTAATGTCTGAAACTAATTCTCTAAGGGCTAATAATATTATAACATATTCTAAGAATGTTTTTTTACCCCTTACAGACATATGTAGAAATGAATGTGGATACTGCACTTTTAGAAAGGACCCATATTCTGATGAAGCAAGAATACTCATGAAACCAGACGAAGTCCTGAATGTTATCAAAAAGGGAGATTCTTTCAACTGCAAAGAAGCTCTGTTCACGTTTGGAGAACATCCTGATGAAACAGACATTGTTATGTCAGCATTAAATGGTTTGGGCTTTGAAAATATTTTGGAATATCTATATTTTCTTTGCAACGAAACCCTTGATAATACCCGACTTTTACCGCACAGCAATCCAGGAATACTTAAAAAAAATGAACTTAAACTTCTAAGAGAAGTTAATGCATCCATGGGTTTGATGCTTGAAACAAGTAGCAGTAGAATAATGCAAACTATTGCACATGAAAAAAGTCCTGGCAAAAAGCCAAAATTGAGGATAGATACGATTAAAAATGCGGGAAAATTGAAAATTCCATTTACAACTGGCCTTTTGATTGGTATTGGGGAATCAAATTTGGAGAGAATTGAATCTTTACTTGAGTTAAGGAAAATTCAGGATAAATATGGCCATATTCAGGAGATAATAATTCAAAACTTCAAATCAAAACCAGGAATACCCATGGAAGGTTATAGAGAACCGTCCATAGTTGAAATGATAAAAATGGTTTCTATTACAAAGTTAATGTTTCCTGATGTAAGTGTACAAGTTCCACCAAATTTAAACATCAATCATTCACAAATATTTTTAATGGCTGGTTCAGATGACTGGGGAGGTATTTCACCTTTAACACCAGATTATGTAAACCCTGAAGCACCATGGCCCGAAATTGAAGAGCTTAAAATAATAACCAAAGAACTTGGCTTCAAACTTCAAGAAAGACTTCCTATATATCCTAAATTTATAACAGAGGAATTTTTAGACCAAAGAATACTTGAAAAAATACAATAA